The Lottiidibacillus patelloidae genome window below encodes:
- a CDS encoding glycosyltransferase: MLKVLTFNGVYIPGYKAGGPIRSLANLVSHLNDDVKFYILTRDRDAGDLEPYKNVEFNKWVKLTHELVFYQKEKEMSIFTLRKIINSNNYDGVLLNGILSEYTIRYLLLRRLKLIKSIPTVIMPRGDLAMGALSLKASKKSLFLTIAKQFGLYDGLTWLGTSESEKIDALRAFGNVDIVTIPNLPNNNVEHLDNSQNEKVKGKLEVVYISRITKVKNLLLALEALNNVKGVVNFNIYGPISDNEYWDTCKKFIAKMKSNIIVKYHGSLPHDKVDLVFRKSEVLLLPTLGENYGHVIVEALSSATPVIISDQTPWRDLKNKNAGWDIPLKNKDDYTTALQTLVDMDEKEYRNFRNATKEYITEVQKVSEIKEAYIQLFKRIYTKDRLS; this comes from the coding sequence ATGTTAAAGGTATTAACATTTAATGGTGTTTATATCCCTGGGTATAAAGCTGGTGGTCCAATAAGGAGTTTGGCAAATCTAGTATCCCATTTAAATGATGATGTTAAGTTTTATATATTAACAAGAGATAGGGATGCAGGGGATTTAGAGCCTTATAAAAATGTTGAGTTCAATAAATGGGTGAAATTAACTCATGAGCTAGTTTTCTATCAAAAAGAAAAGGAAATGTCAATTTTTACATTGCGTAAAATAATTAACAGTAATAATTATGATGGAGTTTTGCTTAATGGAATTCTTTCAGAATACACTATTAGATATTTATTGTTAAGAAGGTTAAAACTTATCAAGTCAATCCCCACTGTAATAATGCCTCGAGGGGATTTAGCAATGGGAGCTCTATCTTTGAAAGCCTCAAAAAAGTCTCTTTTCTTAACAATAGCAAAGCAATTTGGTCTTTATGATGGGTTAACCTGGTTAGGAACATCAGAATCAGAAAAAATCGATGCCTTAAGAGCATTTGGAAATGTAGATATAGTAACTATCCCAAATTTACCAAATAATAATGTAGAACACTTAGATAACTCCCAAAATGAGAAAGTAAAGGGAAAATTAGAAGTTGTATATATATCACGAATAACTAAAGTAAAGAATTTACTCCTTGCACTAGAAGCTCTTAATAACGTAAAAGGCGTAGTTAATTTTAATATTTATGGTCCTATATCTGACAACGAGTATTGGGACACTTGTAAGAAGTTTATTGCTAAGATGAAAAGCAATATTATAGTGAAATATCATGGTAGTTTACCTCATGACAAAGTTGATCTTGTCTTTAGGAAAAGTGAAGTATTGCTATTACCAACATTAGGTGAGAATTATGGTCACGTAATAGTAGAGGCGTTAAGTAGTGCAACACCTGTAATTATCAGTGATCAAACTCCATGGCGGGATTTGAAAAATAAAAATGCAGGTTGGGACATCCCTTTGAAAAATAAAGATGATTATACTACTGCTTTACAAACCTTGGTTGATATGGACGAAAAAGAATACCGGAATTTTAGAAATGCTACAAAAGAATATATTACTGAAGTGCAAAAAGTTTCAGAAATAAAAGAAGCTTACATCCAGTTATTTAAAAGAATATATACAAAAGATAGGCTAAGTTAG
- a CDS encoding glycosyltransferase family 2 protein yields the protein MADLTTIILTYNEELNIEKCIQSVKSISKRIVVIDSYSNDKTVEIARNMGAEVFQNKFVNHAKQFKYGLDIANITTQWVFRIDADERLTMASTNEIEEICTENKETDINGIIVRFEVNFLGKKLKHGGIYPFKKLLVFKYGYGDIEDRNMDEHIFLTEGKSVELKSDSLHYDYKDLTFWIEKHNKYSSREVQDYLENLSKTDNRTKLNKSAKIKRIIKFKVYYKLPMGVRALAYFMYRYFIKLGFLDGKEGLIFAVLQAFWYRFLVDAKIYEYKKNTRK from the coding sequence ATGGCAGATTTAACAACAATAATTTTAACATATAACGAGGAATTGAACATTGAAAAATGTATACAGTCTGTTAAAAGTATATCAAAACGTATCGTTGTAATTGATAGTTATAGTAATGATAAGACAGTTGAAATTGCTAGAAACATGGGAGCTGAAGTTTTCCAAAATAAATTTGTTAATCATGCAAAGCAATTCAAGTATGGTTTAGATATTGCTAATATAACAACTCAATGGGTATTCAGAATTGATGCTGATGAAAGATTAACAATGGCATCAACTAATGAAATTGAAGAAATTTGTACGGAAAACAAGGAAACGGATATTAATGGTATCATAGTCAGGTTTGAAGTGAATTTCTTGGGAAAAAAACTGAAGCATGGCGGAATTTATCCATTTAAAAAACTACTTGTATTTAAATATGGTTATGGCGATATTGAAGATAGGAATATGGATGAACATATTTTTTTAACAGAGGGAAAATCAGTAGAATTAAAGAGTGATTCTTTACATTATGATTATAAGGATCTTACTTTTTGGATTGAAAAACATAATAAATATTCTTCTAGAGAAGTTCAGGACTATTTAGAAAATTTATCAAAAACTGACAACCGAACTAAATTGAATAAAAGTGCAAAGATTAAAAGAATCATTAAGTTTAAAGTTTATTATAAGTTACCGATGGGTGTAAGAGCGTTAGCATACTTTATGTATAGATATTTTATAAAATTGGGATTCTTAGATGGCAAAGAGGGGTTAATATTTGCGGTATTACAAGCCTTTTGGTATAGGTTCTTAGTTGATGCAAAGATTTATGAATATAAGAAGAATACAAGGAAATAA
- a CDS encoding nucleotide sugar dehydrogenase produces MSLFNKIVNKEEKISVIGLGYVGMPLAVALAKKVDVIGFDLNEEKVQLYKSGIDPTNEVGNEIIKKTTVNFTAAESDIRQAKFHIVAVPTPINTDKTPNLGPVEGASVIIGRNLSKGSIVVYESTVYPGVTEDICIPILENESGLKCGIDFKVGYSPERINPGDKVNTLEKIIKIVSGMDSECLEEIANVYELIIEAGVHKASSIKVAEAAKVVENSQRDINIAFMNELAMVFDRMGIDTKDVIEAMNTKWNALKFYPGLVGGHCIGVDPYYFVYEAERLGYHSQIVLSGRKINDGMGEFVSDTIIKKLILANKVVKQAKVVILGVTFKENCPDIRNSKVIDIITSLNEYGIKPLIVDPQADENEAQKEYGIELVGLDQVKDADCIVLTVAHNEFKNMSWEQIDGLFGSIDYSERVIIDVKSLLDKQIVENKGYSYWRL; encoded by the coding sequence TTGAGTTTATTTAACAAAATAGTAAATAAAGAAGAAAAAATTTCAGTGATTGGTCTTGGTTATGTTGGCATGCCATTAGCAGTTGCATTAGCAAAGAAAGTGGATGTTATTGGGTTCGACTTAAATGAAGAAAAGGTTCAATTATATAAATCTGGTATAGATCCTACTAATGAAGTAGGTAATGAGATTATTAAAAAAACGACTGTGAATTTTACAGCAGCTGAATCTGACATAAGGCAAGCAAAATTTCATATAGTTGCAGTTCCAACCCCGATAAATACAGATAAGACACCAAACCTTGGTCCAGTTGAAGGTGCAAGTGTAATTATTGGTCGTAATCTTTCTAAGGGGTCTATTGTAGTTTATGAGTCTACAGTTTATCCTGGGGTTACAGAAGATATATGTATCCCAATACTTGAAAACGAATCTGGGCTTAAATGCGGTATTGATTTTAAAGTAGGATATTCTCCAGAGCGTATAAATCCAGGAGATAAAGTAAATACACTAGAAAAAATAATTAAAATTGTTTCGGGAATGGACAGTGAGTGCTTAGAGGAAATCGCGAATGTCTATGAATTGATAATTGAAGCAGGTGTCCATAAAGCCAGTTCAATTAAAGTGGCTGAAGCTGCTAAAGTTGTAGAAAATAGTCAACGTGATATAAATATTGCATTTATGAATGAACTCGCGATGGTATTTGACAGAATGGGTATTGATACAAAAGATGTTATTGAAGCTATGAATACTAAATGGAATGCACTAAAATTCTATCCCGGTCTTGTTGGTGGACACTGTATCGGTGTAGATCCTTATTACTTCGTTTACGAGGCTGAAAGATTAGGTTATCATAGTCAAATTGTATTATCTGGAAGAAAGATTAACGATGGAATGGGTGAGTTTGTTTCCGACACAATTATAAAAAAATTGATCCTTGCTAATAAAGTTGTGAAACAAGCAAAGGTTGTTATTCTTGGAGTTACATTTAAAGAAAACTGTCCAGATATAAGAAATTCTAAAGTTATAGACATTATAACATCACTTAATGAGTATGGAATAAAACCACTCATTGTTGACCCACAAGCAGATGAGAATGAAGCACAAAAAGAATATGGAATTGAATTAGTAGGTCTTGATCAGGTGAAAGATGCTGATTGTATTGTGCTAACGGTAGCTCATAATGAATTTAAAAATATGAGCTGGGAACAAATTGATGGTTTATTTGGTAGTATTGACTATAGTGAGAGAGTTATTATCGATGTCAAAAGTCTTCTTGATAAACAAATAGTTGAGAATAAAGGATATAGTTATTGGAGATTGTAG
- the wecB gene encoding non-hydrolyzing UDP-N-acetylglucosamine 2-epimerase, which translates to MEKLKVMTVVGTRPEIIRLSAVINKLEESKSIEHILVHTGQNYDYELNEVFFNDFNLRKPDYFLNAATGTAVETVGNILVKIDPIMAEVKPDAVLVLGDTNSCLCAIAAKRRQIPIFHMEAGNRCFDQRVPEETNRKIVDHTADINLTYSDIAREYLLREGIPADRIIKTGSPMFEVLNSKKENIQKSDVLDRLNLEEGKYFVVSAHREENISSETNFLDLVESLNTIAEKYNMPVIISTHPRTRNMITEKGIVFNSLVKTMKPLGFNDYVKLQLKAKAVLSDSGTISEESSILGFRALNIRQAHERPEAMEEASVMMVGLKKERILQGLEILETQDKETLRLVGDYSMTNVSDKVLRIILSYTDYVNRVVWYK; encoded by the coding sequence ATGGAAAAATTAAAAGTTATGACAGTTGTAGGTACTAGACCGGAGATTATTAGACTGTCAGCTGTTATCAATAAATTAGAAGAGTCAAAGTCAATAGAGCATATTCTTGTCCATACAGGTCAAAACTATGATTATGAATTAAATGAAGTGTTCTTTAATGATTTTAACTTAAGAAAACCAGATTATTTTCTAAATGCAGCTACTGGAACTGCAGTTGAAACAGTAGGAAATATTTTAGTGAAAATAGATCCAATTATGGCAGAGGTAAAACCAGATGCAGTTTTAGTATTAGGAGATACGAATAGTTGTCTTTGTGCAATAGCAGCGAAAAGAAGACAAATTCCAATATTCCATATGGAAGCGGGAAATAGGTGCTTTGACCAAAGAGTTCCAGAAGAAACAAATAGAAAGATTGTAGATCACACTGCTGATATTAATTTAACGTATAGTGATATCGCAAGAGAATATCTCCTAAGAGAAGGTATCCCAGCAGACCGAATTATTAAAACAGGAAGTCCTATGTTCGAAGTACTTAATTCAAAAAAGGAAAATATTCAAAAATCAGATGTTCTAGATAGATTAAACCTTGAAGAAGGAAAATACTTTGTCGTATCAGCTCATAGAGAAGAAAATATTAGTTCTGAAACAAACTTTTTAGATTTAGTTGAGAGCTTAAACACTATTGCAGAAAAATACAATATGCCGGTAATAATAAGTACACACCCGAGAACTAGAAATATGATTACTGAAAAGGGTATAGTGTTTAATTCATTAGTAAAAACAATGAAACCTTTAGGTTTTAATGATTATGTAAAACTCCAACTTAAAGCCAAAGCCGTACTTAGTGACAGTGGAACGATCAGTGAAGAATCATCAATTCTAGGATTTAGAGCACTTAATATCAGACAAGCACATGAAAGACCAGAAGCGATGGAAGAGGCATCAGTGATGATGGTAGGATTGAAAAAAGAAAGAATATTACAAGGACTAGAAATACTGGAAACACAAGATAAAGAAACGTTAAGACTTGTTGGGGATTATAGTATGACTAATGTATCTGATAAGGTGCTTAGAATAATCTTATCATATACTGATTATGTGAATAGAGTTGTTTGGTATAAATAG
- a CDS encoding O-antigen ligase family protein gives MESISKTYKRRGSNISIPKETIEWIVLTILLIFSFINSITLLLFLLSLLLFLRQKEIGALKIINIITLRTIINPGIAVNIGEWQNLKWLIMFLCAFYLLKSYSKTQEIYRKKIKGIVRLVLLFTVYNVIASFWFSTLPTVAIFKLLSYVVIFMSVLIGIGYTHNKIDWLKWMLKIFVLFMSISIPMISMSLGYLRTGSSFQGLSNHPNMFGLLAALFVGILLTCVQTKRINNYFLVILLSSITIYMVVLSKSRTAFITCVVLFLMYTFFININRYIKVMIINMVTITMIVILVSDNFILSSILDILYKGNTDIFSSRQEQIGGLVANFLRNPLFGNGFAVPVTPFRTYSFSSDYIVEPGNLIIAVLSYSGITGFILFSSYIYKMFWTNIREFKFVGFLPVSVLIINMGEMVFFSSNNIGVWIYMFWAIYVFDTR, from the coding sequence ATGGAAAGTATAAGTAAGACATATAAAAGAAGAGGTTCAAATATATCAATCCCTAAAGAGACAATAGAATGGATTGTCTTAACTATATTACTAATATTCAGTTTTATTAACAGTATTACATTGTTATTATTTCTATTATCTCTTTTGCTATTTTTAAGGCAAAAAGAAATAGGTGCATTGAAAATAATAAATATTATCACACTACGCACTATCATTAACCCAGGTATTGCTGTTAATATTGGTGAATGGCAAAACTTAAAATGGTTGATTATGTTTTTATGTGCATTTTATTTATTGAAATCATATTCAAAAACACAAGAAATTTACAGAAAGAAAATAAAAGGTATTGTAAGACTTGTATTATTGTTTACTGTATATAATGTAATAGCCTCATTTTGGTTTAGCACATTACCCACAGTAGCGATTTTTAAACTGCTAAGTTATGTAGTTATTTTTATGAGTGTCCTTATCGGAATCGGTTATACACATAATAAGATAGACTGGCTTAAATGGATGCTTAAAATTTTTGTGTTATTTATGTCAATTTCCATTCCAATGATCAGTATGTCACTGGGCTACCTTAGAACTGGCTCATCTTTTCAAGGGCTTAGTAACCATCCAAATATGTTTGGGTTATTAGCTGCATTATTTGTTGGAATATTACTTACTTGTGTTCAAACGAAGAGAATTAATAATTATTTTTTGGTTATTCTACTTAGTTCAATAACAATCTATATGGTTGTACTTAGTAAATCTAGAACAGCTTTTATCACATGTGTTGTATTATTTTTGATGTATACATTCTTTATAAATATTAACAGGTACATCAAGGTTATGATTATTAATATGGTAACTATTACAATGATTGTAATTTTGGTAAGTGATAATTTTATACTAAGTTCCATTTTGGATATTTTATATAAAGGAAATACAGATATATTTTCTTCAAGACAAGAGCAAATTGGTGGATTAGTAGCTAACTTCCTTCGCAATCCATTGTTTGGGAATGGCTTTGCTGTTCCAGTAACCCCTTTTAGAACTTATAGTTTTAGTAGTGACTATATTGTTGAACCAGGAAATTTGATAATTGCAGTTCTTTCTTATAGTGGTATTACTGGCTTCATTCTTTTTTCATCATATATATATAAGATGTTTTGGACAAATATTAGGGAGTTTAAATTCGTAGGTTTCTTACCAGTTTCCGTGCTTATTATAAATATGGGTGAAATGGTATTTTTCAGCAGTAATAATATTGGAGTATGGATTTATATGTTTTGGGCAATATATGTGTTTGATACGCGTTAA
- a CDS encoding DegT/DnrJ/EryC1/StrS family aminotransferase: MRKRNIEFNVLDRQYKMYEKEYNDAAIRVLNSAWYTLGNEVEKFEDKYAEFCGSKYCVGLNSGLDALILAFRALGIGEGDEVIVQANTYIASVIGITENGATPVFVEPDKYYNIDVDKIEDAITSKTKAILPVHLYGQACNMRKIKELAEKYNLYLVEDCAQSHGARFEGQITGTFGDIGCFSFYPTKNLGAFGDSGAIITDDPTLAEKIRMMRNYGSKVKYRNEIEGVNSRLDEIQAALLSVKLKYFNELTEDRIRIARRYHTSINNNKVLLPEKLENAEHVYHLFVIQCSMRDRLQEYLFDNGIKTQIHYPIPPHMAECYSKLGYNEGDLPTTEKYSNELLSLPLYNGMKNEEIDYVVDILNKF; this comes from the coding sequence ATGAGGAAAAGAAATATCGAATTTAATGTACTAGATAGGCAATACAAAATGTATGAAAAAGAATACAATGATGCAGCAATTCGTGTTCTAAATTCTGCATGGTACACACTCGGTAATGAAGTAGAAAAATTTGAAGATAAATATGCAGAATTTTGTGGAAGTAAATACTGTGTGGGACTTAATTCAGGTCTGGATGCGTTAATACTTGCTTTTAGAGCTTTGGGCATTGGTGAAGGAGACGAGGTTATTGTACAAGCCAATACTTATATTGCTTCAGTGATTGGTATTACAGAAAATGGTGCTACACCAGTATTTGTGGAACCGGATAAGTATTATAATATTGATGTTGACAAAATAGAAGATGCTATTACGAGTAAGACAAAAGCAATACTTCCCGTTCACCTTTATGGACAAGCTTGTAATATGAGAAAAATAAAGGAGTTAGCTGAAAAATATAATTTATACTTGGTAGAGGACTGTGCTCAATCTCATGGAGCAAGATTTGAGGGTCAAATTACTGGTACATTTGGAGATATTGGTTGTTTTAGTTTTTATCCTACTAAGAATTTGGGGGCTTTCGGGGATTCAGGAGCAATTATTACTGATGATCCTACTTTAGCTGAAAAAATTAGGATGATGCGTAACTACGGTAGTAAAGTAAAATACCGTAACGAAATTGAAGGTGTTAATTCCAGATTAGATGAGATACAGGCAGCTCTTTTAAGTGTCAAACTAAAATATTTTAATGAGCTTACAGAAGACAGAATAAGAATTGCAAGAAGATATCATACCAGTATAAACAATAATAAAGTATTACTTCCTGAAAAACTTGAAAATGCAGAACATGTATACCACTTGTTTGTAATTCAATGTTCAATGAGAGATAGATTACAAGAATATTTATTTGATAATGGTATCAAAACTCAGATTCATTATCCAATTCCACCACATATGGCTGAATGTTACAGTAAGTTGGGATACAATGAAGGAGATCTTCCTACCACAGAAAAATACTCAAATGAACTCTTAAGTCTGCCGCTATATAATGGAATGAAGAATGAAGAAATAGATTATGTCGTAGATATATTAAATAAATTTTAA
- a CDS encoding glycosyltransferase family protein codes for MKILLLGDYSGFHKNLKDGLMELGYKVDLATSGDGYKKTSKSDLIYPTSRKGLMQKIDMLTFPFGGIKHYYNYDSVQLIGPVPFGSLKFNYNYRLIESIKKRSGKLFLSSCGSNYFVYKIRKELRYNYLDPTIKYDLNGNNPFTKKKYINNNIEIANLVDGIIPTLFTYAEAFRSHPKLLNTIQFPVNINKIQFTPQNIKNNKLKIFHGITREGFKGSKYIIEAMNRLKEKYPNDVEILIDGKMPLDKYLSVLNETNVVIDQALSYEYGMNAVFSMAMGKVVLSGNEQENQEEFKRSDIPVINILPSSDDIYNKLEKLVLNKKGIVEIGEKSRLFVEEFHNHIEVAQKYIDTWNSVEVKNKNG; via the coding sequence ATGAAGATTTTATTATTAGGTGATTACAGCGGCTTTCATAAAAACTTAAAAGATGGACTGATGGAATTAGGATACAAGGTTGATTTAGCTACTTCAGGTGATGGTTATAAGAAGACATCCAAATCAGACTTAATCTATCCAACATCAAGAAAGGGCTTGATGCAGAAAATCGATATGCTAACCTTTCCATTTGGTGGAATAAAACACTATTACAATTATGATAGTGTACAATTAATTGGTCCTGTGCCTTTTGGTAGTCTGAAGTTTAATTATAATTACAGATTGATCGAAAGTATAAAAAAAAGGTCTGGTAAGTTATTCCTATCTTCTTGTGGAAGCAATTATTTTGTTTATAAAATTAGAAAAGAGCTAAGATATAATTATTTAGACCCTACAATAAAATATGATTTAAATGGAAATAATCCATTTACTAAAAAGAAATATATTAATAATAATATTGAAATTGCAAACCTTGTTGATGGAATAATCCCAACACTTTTCACTTACGCTGAAGCTTTCAGGTCACATCCAAAATTATTAAATACAATTCAATTTCCAGTGAATATTAATAAAATTCAGTTTACTCCTCAAAACATTAAGAATAATAAATTGAAAATTTTTCATGGAATAACCCGTGAAGGATTCAAAGGGTCTAAATATATCATAGAAGCAATGAATAGGCTTAAAGAAAAATATCCTAATGATGTAGAAATATTAATAGATGGTAAAATGCCTCTTGATAAGTACCTAAGTGTTCTTAATGAGACTAATGTTGTTATTGACCAAGCCTTATCATATGAATATGGAATGAATGCAGTATTTTCAATGGCTATGGGGAAAGTAGTGCTTAGTGGGAATGAACAAGAAAACCAAGAAGAATTTAAGAGAAGTGACATTCCAGTTATTAATATACTTCCTTCTTCTGATGATATTTATAACAAGTTAGAAAAACTAGTACTAAATAAAAAAGGTATAGTAGAAATAGGCGAAAAGTCAAGGTTGTTTGTTGAAGAATTTCACAACCATATTGAAGTGGCTCAAAAATACATTGATACCTGGAATTCAGTAGAGGTGAAAAACAAAAATGGATAA
- a CDS encoding glycosyltransferase family 4 protein: MQQNKTRVLFLVNIPAPYRVDFFNELGKLCDLTVLFESGESIEREQSWLSNNFINFKAIFLKGIKIKNSTLSFDVIKYLKKNLFDIIVIGGYSTPTGMLAIEVLKLKKIPFILNSDGGILSNESNIKFMIKKHFISSASYWLSTGKKTNEYLVNYGADEGNIYIYPFTSLSEKDLLKSTLDKLTKKKYKENLSIDYDKCILSVGQVIHRKGFDVLLNSISRIPKEIGVYIIGGIPPEEYLKIVHELSLSNVHFLSFKSKNELKKYYMASDLFVLPTREDIWGLVINEAMAHGLPVITTDKCNAGLELVKDFDNGYLVQVDNSDTLANKIEKILYDDIVSERMAIRSLKKIRRFTIENMAIETNKIFETILKKRDNNGKYK; encoded by the coding sequence ATGCAACAGAATAAAACTCGAGTTCTTTTTTTAGTCAATATTCCTGCCCCATATAGAGTTGACTTTTTTAATGAATTAGGGAAGTTATGTGATTTAACTGTCTTGTTTGAAAGTGGGGAATCAATTGAGAGGGAACAGTCTTGGCTTAGTAATAATTTTATTAATTTTAAAGCTATATTTTTAAAAGGAATCAAAATCAAAAACTCAACACTTTCTTTTGATGTAATAAAATATTTAAAAAAGAACTTGTTTGATATTATTGTGATAGGTGGTTATAGTACACCAACTGGAATGTTGGCTATTGAAGTATTAAAGTTAAAGAAAATACCTTTCATTCTCAATTCTGATGGTGGTATTTTAAGTAATGAAAGTAATATTAAGTTTATGATAAAAAAACATTTCATCAGTTCAGCAAGTTATTGGCTAAGTACTGGCAAGAAAACTAATGAATATTTAGTGAATTATGGAGCGGATGAAGGTAATATATATATTTATCCATTTACATCTTTGTCAGAAAAAGATTTATTAAAAAGTACATTGGATAAATTAACCAAAAAGAAATACAAGGAGAATTTATCAATTGATTACGACAAGTGTATTTTATCTGTTGGTCAGGTAATTCACCGAAAAGGGTTTGATGTATTATTAAATTCTATTTCGAGAATTCCAAAAGAAATAGGGGTTTACATTATTGGTGGGATCCCACCAGAAGAATATTTAAAAATAGTTCATGAATTAAGTCTTTCAAATGTACATTTTCTAAGTTTCAAGTCCAAAAATGAGCTTAAAAAATACTATATGGCTAGTGATCTCTTTGTCTTACCTACTCGAGAAGACATATGGGGATTAGTAATAAATGAAGCAATGGCCCATGGCCTACCTGTTATTACTACTGATAAATGTAATGCAGGGCTAGAGTTAGTCAAAGATTTCGACAATGGGTATCTAGTACAAGTAGATAATAGTGATACTCTTGCAAATAAAATTGAGAAGATATTGTATGATGATATTGTCTCAGAAAGAATGGCGATCAGGAGTTTGAAAAAAATACGAAGATTTACAATTGAAAATATGGCTATAGAAACTAATAAAATTTTCGAGACTATACTAAAAAAAAGGGATAACAATGGAAAGTATAAGTAA
- a CDS encoding glycosyltransferase, with amino-acid sequence MKTLNIIISPQDYERANHQKLWKELSKNLYGETLILDLPADYLVTHLKKKKYRFEEAMQGKRNIGENLSIIRPMFLLRPEITPKSLDSIIIIFLIMQLKKYYPDIADYKLNILTYSRLWIDKLSKSNLKINFFYYILDEFRYFPNKSEENVKAINLDEKACVKSKFIFTMSDEITKKRNKYREKMITIGNGAKWIDTTNNKIKLNKSVAFIGNFRNWIDVKLLQNLIQSRPDVTFGFAGPVENDMQGFFKDLLNNNSNTIYLGITNKEKVVDYYKMFNAVIVPYQQNDFMKATRPIKIVESIFAGTPVITIPMDGYQKNSFIRFAKNVQEFSDEINNLINNPIDKESEEYKNFLIENSWNHKAKVIADKIKKYS; translated from the coding sequence ATGAAAACCTTAAATATAATAATTTCACCACAAGATTATGAAAGAGCAAATCATCAAAAGCTATGGAAAGAGCTCTCAAAAAATTTATACGGAGAAACTTTAATTTTAGATTTACCCGCTGATTACCTTGTTACTCACTTGAAGAAAAAAAAGTATAGATTTGAAGAAGCTATGCAGGGGAAAAGAAACATTGGGGAAAACTTATCTATAATTAGACCAATGTTTTTGTTGAGACCTGAGATTACGCCTAAATCATTAGATTCTATAATTATAATTTTTTTGATAATGCAATTAAAAAAATATTACCCTGATATCGCTGATTATAAATTAAATATATTAACCTACTCTAGGTTATGGATAGATAAATTAAGCAAGAGTAACTTAAAAATAAACTTTTTTTATTATATACTTGATGAATTTAGATATTTCCCCAATAAATCAGAAGAAAATGTTAAGGCAATTAATTTAGATGAAAAGGCTTGTGTGAAAAGTAAATTTATTTTCACTATGAGTGACGAAATAACTAAAAAGAGAAATAAGTACAGAGAAAAAATGATTACTATTGGTAATGGTGCAAAATGGATTGACACAACTAACAACAAAATAAAATTAAATAAATCAGTAGCATTTATAGGTAATTTTAGAAATTGGATTGATGTTAAATTGCTCCAGAATTTAATTCAGAGCAGACCAGATGTTACATTTGGTTTTGCTGGTCCTGTGGAAAACGATATGCAAGGATTTTTTAAAGATCTTTTAAATAATAATTCTAATACAATTTATCTTGGTATCACAAACAAAGAAAAAGTAGTTGACTACTATAAAATGTTTAATGCAGTGATTGTTCCTTATCAACAAAATGATTTTATGAAAGCAACAAGACCAATCAAAATAGTAGAATCTATATTTGCAGGAACCCCAGTTATAACGATTCCTATGGATGGATATCAAAAAAACTCATTTATTAGATTTGCTAAAAATGTACAAGAGTTTTCGGACGAAATTAATAATTTAATAAATAATCCTATTGATAAAGAATCTGAGGAATATAAAAATTTCTTAATTGAAAATTCATGGAACCATAAAGCAAAGGTAATTGCAGATAAAATTAAAAAGTATAGTTAA
- a CDS encoding sugar 3,4-ketoisomerase, giving the protein MDKFLLNLTTNGDKNLGFLSFFETGREISFEIKRIYYTYDVPIGTKRGMHAHKKLKQILWCPYGQIEVILNDGVVENRYILDSPDKALLVSEGYWHDMYWRKEGSVLCVAASDYYNEEDYIRDYDEFIELVKRGFWNEEKKYRI; this is encoded by the coding sequence ATGGATAAATTTTTATTAAATTTAACTACCAATGGAGACAAAAATTTAGGGTTTCTTTCATTTTTCGAGACAGGAAGGGAGATTTCTTTCGAAATTAAACGAATATACTACACATACGATGTACCCATTGGCACAAAAAGAGGAATGCATGCCCATAAGAAACTGAAGCAGATACTTTGGTGTCCATATGGACAAATTGAAGTTATCCTAAATGATGGCGTGGTAGAAAATAGATATATTTTAGATTCACCCGATAAAGCATTGCTTGTATCGGAAGGCTACTGGCATGATATGTACTGGAGGAAAGAAGGTTCAGTATTATGTGTTGCTGCTTCAGATTATTATAATGAAGAAGATTACATTAGAGACTATGATGAGTTTATAGAATTGGTAAAGAGAGGTTTCTGGAATGAGGAAAAGAAATATCGAATTTAA